The Flaviramulus sp. BrNp1-15 genome has a window encoding:
- the nirD gene encoding nitrite reductase small subunit NirD, with the protein MQNILEQYKSVLETDVNNWFKVGVVDDFPKNSGACIKYKSKQIAVYNFTRLNKWYACQNLCPHKMEMVLSLGMIGDKEGIPKVACPLHKKNFSLVDGSNLAGEDLKIATYPVKIENGNVYIGFSD; encoded by the coding sequence ATGCAGAATATATTAGAACAGTACAAATCGGTTTTAGAAACAGATGTAAATAATTGGTTTAAAGTTGGTGTGGTAGACGATTTTCCTAAAAATAGTGGAGCTTGCATTAAATATAAGAGTAAACAAATTGCGGTTTATAATTTTACTAGGCTTAATAAATGGTATGCTTGCCAAAACTTGTGTCCGCATAAAATGGAAATGGTATTGTCTTTAGGGATGATTGGAGATAAAGAAGGTATACCTAAGGTGGCTTGCCCGTTGCATAAAAAGAATTTTTCTTTAGTAGACGGTTCTAATTTAGCTGGTGAAGATTTGAAAATAGCTACATATCCTGTTAAAATTGAAAACGGAAATGTGTATATTGGCTTTTCAGATTAA
- a CDS encoding DUF4202 domain-containing protein, whose translation MKPTRFETAIALIDKKNAEDPNTYQVSGLEYPKELLYSQRMSRKLLQFKPNASRALQIAARAQHICRWKIARDEYPMDRVGYLKWRETLKKMHADLTSEILNQVGYDSEFIERVSFLINKKLIKKNEETQILEDTICLVFLDYYFEEFAEKHNDDKVVDILRKTWGKMSEEGHAEALKLKLSDKALSLIKQAIA comes from the coding sequence ATGAAGCCCACAAGATTTGAAACTGCTATTGCATTAATTGATAAAAAAAACGCTGAAGACCCAAATACTTATCAGGTTTCAGGTTTAGAGTATCCGAAAGAATTGTTGTATTCCCAACGTATGTCTAGGAAACTTTTACAGTTTAAACCTAATGCTTCTAGAGCGCTTCAAATAGCAGCGCGTGCACAACATATTTGTAGATGGAAAATAGCACGAGATGAGTATCCTATGGATAGAGTGGGTTACTTAAAGTGGCGTGAAACTCTAAAGAAAATGCATGCAGATTTAACTTCAGAAATTCTAAATCAAGTTGGCTATGATTCTGAGTTTATTGAAAGAGTCTCATTTTTAATAAACAAGAAGCTCATAAAGAAGAATGAAGAAACCCAAATTTTAGAAGACACTATTTGCTTAGTTTTTTTAGATTATTACTTTGAAGAATTTGCAGAAAAGCACAACGATGATAAGGTTGTAGATATTCTTAGAAAAACCTGGGGTAAAATGTCTGAAGAAGGGCATGCTGAGGCTTTAAAACTAAAATTATCAGACAAAGCTTTATCGCTTATAAAACAAGCTATTGCTTAA
- a CDS encoding ATP-binding protein — translation MTKNGSSLDQRTFNKLSRLYIIALSTIALSVIISQILIRKHLNDQQSDSTVINVAGRQRMLSQKLTKEIVSLSGEQSLENRILLKDRIKSTLSLWELSHNALQKGNDSLGLPEKNSPEIITKFKELNPVFDTINHAVKSIIEKIENVPPLSANAYAFEVEKVKQNEGDFLLIMDQIVNQYDLEADEKVAWLRKLEFWLMSLTLLILLGEFLFIFWPTAKTVKATLAGLLFAEKRAKKMAFDADELSISKEKSIKELRALTHAMDETLLFARISPSGNIVHMGNKFSRLFKFSKFNKSAVFWEVLARNENEQLVIENIILKHKKTGWQGEVKATTKDNESVWLEMAIIPFSPNEDKSELLIIASEITERKVAQLEIERLTKKSFEEKMINQKIISSKIIENQEKEQNRIAKDVHDGIGQMLTGLKYNLESIDINNVDKTASKIEHLKELTTNIIKGVRTATFNLTPPELSDHGIVPAITKLTQELAKLTGKNIVFFNKTDFNQRLDSLSEINIYRITQEAINNAIKYAESTHILVSLSHSKNLLSIVIDDNGKGFDSSKIKNVKNGDGGMGMTFMRERIKYIDGRLFLNSEIGKGTRVTLNIPI, via the coding sequence ATGACAAAAAACGGTAGTTCATTAGACCAGCGTACGTTTAATAAATTAAGCCGTTTGTATATTATTGCTTTAAGTACCATTGCACTTTCTGTAATTATTAGCCAAATTTTAATTCGTAAACATCTTAACGATCAGCAAAGCGACTCTACTGTAATTAATGTTGCTGGTAGGCAGCGTATGCTAAGTCAGAAATTAACAAAGGAAATTGTATCGCTTTCAGGGGAACAAAGTTTAGAAAATAGAATTCTTTTAAAAGATAGAATAAAAAGTACGTTAAGTCTTTGGGAACTATCGCATAACGCATTACAGAAAGGTAATGATAGTCTGGGATTGCCAGAAAAAAACAGTCCAGAAATTATAACAAAATTTAAAGAGTTAAACCCAGTTTTTGATACTATAAACCATGCAGTAAAGTCAATTATTGAGAAAATAGAAAATGTACCTCCTTTATCTGCAAATGCATATGCTTTTGAGGTTGAAAAAGTGAAGCAGAATGAGGGTGATTTTCTTTTAATAATGGATCAAATTGTAAATCAATACGATTTAGAAGCAGATGAGAAAGTTGCTTGGTTAAGAAAGTTGGAATTTTGGTTAATGTCACTTACGCTTTTAATATTGTTAGGTGAATTTTTATTCATTTTCTGGCCTACAGCAAAAACAGTTAAGGCTACATTGGCAGGTCTTTTATTTGCTGAAAAACGTGCTAAAAAAATGGCTTTTGATGCCGATGAGCTAAGTATTTCTAAAGAAAAATCTATTAAGGAACTACGCGCTCTTACTCATGCCATGGATGAAACATTGTTGTTTGCAAGAATATCTCCAAGCGGCAATATTGTGCATATGGGGAATAAATTTTCTCGATTATTCAAATTTTCAAAATTCAATAAATCTGCAGTTTTTTGGGAGGTGCTTGCTCGTAATGAAAATGAACAATTAGTTATTGAGAATATTATTTTAAAACATAAAAAAACGGGTTGGCAAGGGGAAGTAAAGGCTACAACTAAAGATAATGAATCTGTTTGGTTAGAAATGGCAATTATTCCTTTTAGTCCAAATGAAGACAAATCTGAATTATTAATTATAGCCTCAGAAATTACAGAAAGAAAAGTGGCTCAATTAGAAATAGAGCGGCTAACTAAAAAGAGTTTTGAGGAAAAAATGATTAATCAAAAAATCATTTCCAGTAAGATTATAGAAAATCAAGAAAAAGAACAAAACCGTATAGCGAAAGATGTTCACGATGGTATTGGGCAAATGCTAACAGGGTTAAAGTATAATCTAGAAAGTATAGATATTAATAACGTTGATAAAACAGCTTCTAAAATTGAACATCTAAAAGAGCTTACTACTAATATTATTAAAGGTGTAAGAACAGCAACTTTTAATTTAACACCACCAGAATTATCAGATCACGGTATTGTGCCTGCAATTACTAAGCTTACTCAGGAATTAGCAAAACTTACAGGTAAAAATATTGTATTTTTTAATAAAACCGATTTTAATCAAAGGCTAGACTCACTTTCAGAAATAAACATTTATAGAATTACTCAAGAAGCGATAAATAACGCTATAAAATATGCCGAATCTACTCATATTTTGGTGTCTTTATCGCATAGTAAAAACTTACTAAGTATTGTAATTGATGATAATGGTAAAGGTTTTGATTCTAGTAAAATAAAAAATGTAAAGAATGGCGATGGTGGTATGGGTATGACATTTATGAGAGAACGTATTAAATACATTGATGGACGACTTTTTCTTAATTCTGAAATTGGTAAAGGTACTCGTGTCACTTTAAATATTCCAATTTAA
- a CDS encoding response regulator transcription factor encodes MDIINVVLADDHVLVRDGIKALLEDQTGIAVIDEASNGKEALQVIKNNKPHVLIVDIRMPEMNGIEVVRELSKSHPDVKTLVLSMHDSEEYVVQAIQAGADGYLLKGASKEEFLKALHKVASGGKYFTGDISAIIMNNFVNGKATTAVAEKPDRNPFGLTKREKQILSLILQFKNNKDIADELQISKRTAEVHRFNLMKKLEVKNLMELSNKAREYQLV; translated from the coding sequence ATGGATATAATTAATGTGGTTTTAGCAGATGATCATGTTTTGGTAAGAGACGGTATAAAAGCGTTGTTAGAAGACCAAACTGGTATAGCTGTTATTGATGAAGCGTCGAATGGTAAAGAAGCTTTGCAAGTTATTAAAAATAATAAACCACATGTGTTAATTGTAGATATTAGAATGCCAGAGATGAATGGTATAGAAGTGGTTAGAGAATTATCAAAGTCTCATCCAGATGTTAAAACTTTAGTGCTTTCTATGCATGATTCAGAAGAATATGTTGTGCAAGCTATTCAAGCCGGAGCAGATGGTTATTTACTTAAAGGTGCCAGTAAAGAAGAGTTTTTAAAGGCTTTACATAAAGTAGCTTCTGGAGGTAAATATTTTACTGGCGATATATCTGCCATTATAATGAATAATTTTGTAAACGGAAAAGCCACAACAGCTGTAGCAGAAAAACCAGATAGAAATCCTTTCGGACTTACAAAAAGAGAAAAACAGATACTTAGTTTAATCTTACAGTTTAAGAATAATAAAGATATTGCAGACGAACTCCAAATTAGCAAACGAACTGCTGAGGTACATCGTTTTAACTTGATGAAAAAATTAGAAGTTAAAAATTTAATGGAGTTAAGTAATAAAGCTAGAGAATATCAGTTGGTTTAG
- a CDS encoding MFS transporter, protein MINLSATKSTKLNLLDFKNISTRTFWITSISFFLCFFSWFGIVPFMPDVVKDLGLTPDQKWNSIILAVSGTVFARLLIGKLCDKYGPRLCYTWLLMLGAIPVILCGLVQTPLQFLICRLFIGFIGASFVITQVHTSLMFAPNIVGTANATSAGWGNLGGGANRLGMPLIAAAVVSFGVADADAWRYSMVIAGVVCFLMGLVYFFFTQDTPQGNFKDLRASGNMISTKKDKVGFLTVLKDYRVWILFFVYAACFGIELTVYGTMDDYLQNNFMLERSTAGNIVLSFALMNIFARTLGGFFGDKFGKLKGLKGRVIFLSFILSIQGIMLITFSTTTSLVIGVIFLILFSLSVQMAEGATFSVVPFINKKAIGSVSGIVGAGGNVGAFLAAFLLKSQSATAEQAAIIANEGLGEKIISAAQSTASASAVSNGYFIIGFMVVLASILALRIRFSTEDESVSNIDAGKSTRKLATN, encoded by the coding sequence ATGATAAACTTGTCAGCAACTAAATCAACTAAGCTTAATTTATTAGATTTTAAAAATATATCAACACGTACTTTTTGGATTACATCTATATCCTTCTTCTTGTGTTTTTTCTCATGGTTCGGTATCGTACCTTTTATGCCAGATGTGGTTAAAGATTTAGGTTTAACACCAGATCAAAAATGGAACTCTATCATTCTTGCAGTATCAGGTACTGTATTTGCACGTTTGCTTATTGGTAAACTTTGTGATAAATATGGCCCAAGATTATGCTATACTTGGTTGCTTATGTTGGGTGCTATTCCTGTTATTTTATGCGGATTGGTGCAGACTCCACTTCAATTTTTAATATGTAGATTATTCATTGGCTTTATTGGTGCTTCATTTGTAATTACGCAAGTGCATACGTCTCTAATGTTTGCTCCAAATATAGTTGGAACTGCAAATGCTACTTCTGCTGGATGGGGAAATCTTGGTGGAGGCGCTAACCGATTAGGAATGCCTTTAATAGCAGCAGCTGTTGTAAGTTTTGGGGTAGCAGATGCAGATGCGTGGAGATATTCTATGGTTATTGCTGGTGTTGTTTGTTTTTTAATGGGTTTAGTGTATTTCTTTTTTACACAAGATACTCCACAAGGAAACTTTAAAGATTTGAGAGCTTCTGGGAATATGATTTCTACAAAAAAAGATAAAGTTGGTTTTTTAACTGTATTGAAAGATTATAGAGTTTGGATTTTGTTTTTTGTTTATGCAGCTTGTTTTGGTATAGAATTAACGGTTTATGGAACCATGGATGATTATTTGCAAAACAACTTTATGCTAGAGCGAAGTACTGCCGGAAACATAGTTTTATCTTTTGCTCTAATGAATATTTTTGCTCGTACACTTGGTGGTTTTTTTGGTGATAAATTTGGGAAATTAAAAGGATTGAAAGGGCGTGTGATATTTCTATCATTTATATTATCAATACAAGGTATCATGCTAATTACGTTTTCAACAACCACAAGTCTTGTTATAGGAGTTATTTTCTTAATCTTGTTTAGCTTGTCAGTACAAATGGCAGAAGGTGCAACATTTTCAGTAGTACCATTCATTAATAAAAAGGCAATTGGTTCGGTTTCAGGAATAGTTGGTGCCGGAGGAAATGTAGGTGCTTTTTTAGCCGCTTTTCTATTAAAGTCACAATCTGCAACTGCAGAACAGGCTGCTATTATTGCTAATGAAGGTTTAGGAGAAAAAATAATTAGTGCGGCACAATCAACAGCTTCAGCATCAGCAGTATCAAATGGATATTTTATTATAGGTTTTATGGTGGTTTTAGCTTCAATTTTAGCTTTAAGAATTCGTTTTTCAACCGAAGATGAAAGTGTTTCAAATATTGATGCAGGAAAATCTACAAGAAAATTAGCTACTAATTAA
- a CDS encoding nitrate reductase produces MNKNEVKTTCSYCGVGCGIIVKKDSNNKVIVEGDKDHPVNKGMLCSKGMNLHYVANDISDRILYPEMRWSRSHPRERVSWDDALDRAASVFKAIIKKHGPDSVAFYVSGQSLTEEYYIANKLTKGFIGTNNIDTNSRLCMSSAVVGYKKTFGEDSVPISYEDIELADCFLITGANPAWCHPILFRRIEKHKEKNPNVKIIVVDPRKTDSANFADLHLQLIPGTDVILYNAIGRCLYKSGLIDEHFINNYTEGFKDYKDLIFSTSLKQASKLCGVSEKDIKKAANIIGLSKGFISMWAMGLNQSIVGTDKNVSLLNLSLITGQVGKPGSGPFSLTGQPNAMGGREVGGMANLLAVHKDLQNEEHRREVAQFWGVEKISPKPGLTATEMFDALDSGKLKAVWIACTNPLVSLPNTHRIEKAMKNAKFVVVQDISHKSDTVAYADLVLPAAAWLEKEGTMTNSERRISYLPKEINAPGEARPDVEIFCDFAQRMGFRGFNYNSAEEVYDEYASMTKGTNIDVSFLNYDRLKSEGTFQWPVPEYRHNGTPRLFQDKKFYTPSKKAIFNLPSTVENISFQPNDDYPLILTTGRIRDQWHTMTKTGKVARLKTHYPKPVLEINPVDAHICKISDGDITKIKSKNGVVRVRAKVTDTIKKGVVFLPMHWGKKLQSDLNRANNLTNTIVDPVSKEPDFKFTQVAVSKYKKPHDKIIIVGAGAAAFRFVQNYREYNETDEIHVFSKEANLFYNRVLLPEYVTEELSWEQLLKIKRIELNKLNLHLHPETSISKIDKENKIVTDTNGKTHSFDKLILATGSRAFIPKDVQIDLPGRFTMRNKIDADRFKAYLEATNLPPEDQHVVIVGGGLLGLELAAAMKHKNVKITIVQRASRLMERQLDKVSSKLLALDVQERGIQIYFDNEVSTVFDDEDTGELNITLKSGKFLTANAIVYAIGTIPNVEIARANGIDCSRGVKVNQHLQSSHPDIFAIGEIAEFNNQLFGITSAAEEQANILANFIAGDISEAYNGSVLMNILKFNDLNLCSIGDINIPENDDSYEEVVFTDISKRYYKKCIVKDDLLVGAVLMGDKNEFAEFKTMIESKIEMSDKRNTLLRGSSNDVPVLGKLVCSCSQVGAGNIEEAIEKGCSNFTELCNKTGAGLGCGSCKTEVREILNNTKVLA; encoded by the coding sequence ATGAATAAAAATGAGGTAAAAACAACCTGCTCTTATTGTGGTGTTGGCTGTGGAATTATTGTTAAGAAAGATAGCAATAATAAGGTAATTGTAGAGGGCGATAAAGATCATCCTGTAAACAAGGGTATGTTGTGTTCTAAAGGAATGAATTTGCATTATGTTGCTAATGATATTTCTGACAGAATTCTATACCCAGAAATGCGTTGGAGTAGATCACACCCAAGAGAACGTGTAAGTTGGGATGATGCTTTAGATAGAGCTGCTAGTGTTTTTAAGGCGATTATCAAAAAACACGGGCCAGATAGCGTTGCATTTTATGTTTCTGGTCAAAGTTTAACCGAAGAATATTACATAGCCAATAAACTAACCAAAGGGTTTATTGGAACAAACAATATAGATACCAATTCTCGTTTATGCATGAGTTCTGCAGTGGTTGGTTATAAAAAAACATTTGGAGAAGATAGTGTCCCGATTTCTTATGAAGATATTGAATTAGCAGATTGCTTTTTAATTACAGGGGCTAATCCTGCTTGGTGTCATCCAATTTTGTTCAGAAGAATTGAAAAGCATAAAGAGAAGAATCCGAATGTGAAAATTATAGTTGTAGATCCTCGTAAAACAGATTCTGCAAATTTTGCCGATTTACATTTACAACTCATACCAGGAACAGATGTAATTCTTTATAATGCAATAGGTAGATGTTTATATAAAAGTGGGTTAATTGATGAGCATTTTATCAATAATTACACTGAGGGTTTTAAAGATTATAAAGATTTAATTTTTTCTACCTCTTTAAAACAAGCATCAAAACTTTGTGGTGTTTCAGAAAAAGATATCAAGAAAGCAGCTAATATTATTGGGCTTTCAAAAGGTTTTATTAGTATGTGGGCAATGGGGCTTAATCAAAGTATTGTTGGTACAGATAAAAATGTGTCACTGCTTAATTTGTCTCTTATAACGGGACAGGTTGGTAAACCTGGTTCGGGGCCTTTTTCTTTAACAGGGCAACCCAATGCTATGGGAGGAAGAGAAGTAGGAGGAATGGCAAATCTTTTAGCCGTCCATAAAGATTTACAAAATGAAGAACATAGAAGGGAAGTTGCACAGTTTTGGGGTGTAGAAAAAATTTCACCTAAACCCGGATTAACAGCTACCGAAATGTTCGATGCCCTTGATAGTGGTAAATTAAAGGCGGTTTGGATAGCTTGTACAAATCCTTTGGTGAGCTTACCAAATACGCATCGTATTGAAAAGGCCATGAAAAACGCAAAGTTTGTAGTGGTACAAGATATATCTCATAAATCGGATACTGTTGCATACGCCGATTTAGTATTGCCCGCTGCTGCATGGTTAGAAAAAGAAGGTACCATGACAAATTCTGAGCGTAGAATTTCGTATTTGCCAAAAGAGATAAACGCACCAGGAGAGGCTAGACCAGATGTTGAGATATTTTGCGATTTTGCTCAACGCATGGGCTTTCGCGGATTTAATTATAACAGTGCAGAAGAGGTTTATGATGAGTATGCGTCTATGACCAAAGGAACCAATATAGATGTGTCTTTTCTTAATTACGATAGGTTGAAAAGTGAAGGAACGTTTCAATGGCCAGTTCCAGAGTATAGACATAATGGAACGCCACGTCTTTTTCAGGATAAAAAGTTCTATACACCATCAAAAAAGGCTATTTTTAATTTGCCTTCAACTGTTGAAAATATTTCATTTCAACCAAATGATGATTACCCACTTATCTTAACTACAGGTCGTATTCGCGATCAATGGCATACCATGACTAAAACAGGGAAAGTTGCCAGATTAAAAACACATTACCCAAAACCAGTTTTAGAAATTAACCCAGTTGATGCACATATATGCAAAATTAGTGATGGCGATATTACCAAAATTAAAAGTAAAAATGGGGTAGTTCGTGTACGTGCAAAAGTTACAGATACCATAAAGAAAGGCGTGGTGTTTTTACCAATGCATTGGGGTAAAAAACTTCAAAGCGATTTAAACAGAGCAAATAATTTAACCAACACCATAGTAGACCCAGTTTCAAAAGAGCCAGATTTTAAATTCACACAAGTAGCTGTTTCAAAGTATAAAAAACCTCATGATAAAATTATAATAGTTGGTGCAGGTGCTGCGGCTTTTAGGTTTGTACAAAATTATCGAGAGTATAACGAAACTGATGAAATTCATGTGTTTTCAAAAGAGGCTAATTTGTTTTACAACAGAGTTTTATTGCCAGAATATGTTACCGAAGAATTAAGCTGGGAACAACTTCTTAAGATTAAAAGAATTGAATTAAATAAACTTAATCTTCATTTACATCCAGAAACTTCAATATCAAAAATTGATAAAGAAAATAAGATAGTTACAGATACAAATGGAAAGACACATAGTTTTGATAAATTGATATTGGCTACGGGTAGTAGAGCATTTATACCTAAAGATGTTCAAATTGATTTACCGGGTAGATTTACTATGCGAAATAAAATTGATGCAGATAGGTTTAAAGCCTATTTAGAAGCCACTAATTTACCGCCAGAAGATCAGCATGTTGTTATTGTTGGAGGAGGTTTGTTAGGTTTAGAATTGGCTGCAGCAATGAAGCATAAAAATGTAAAAATAACCATAGTGCAGCGTGCTTCAAGGTTAATGGAACGTCAATTAGATAAGGTTTCAAGTAAGTTGTTGGCGCTTGATGTTCAGGAGCGTGGTATTCAAATTTATTTTGATAACGAGGTGAGTACTGTTTTTGATGATGAAGATACTGGGGAATTAAATATCACTTTAAAAAGTGGTAAGTTTTTAACCGCTAATGCCATTGTATATGCTATTGGTACTATACCAAATGTTGAAATAGCCAGAGCTAACGGAATTGATTGCAGTCGGGGTGTTAAAGTGAATCAGCATTTACAGTCGTCACATCCAGATATTTTTGCTATTGGTGAAATTGCAGAATTCAATAATCAATTATTTGGTATTACATCGGCAGCCGAGGAGCAAGCTAATATCCTAGCTAATTTTATTGCTGGTGATATTAGTGAAGCTTATAATGGCTCGGTGTTAATGAATATTTTAAAATTCAATGATTTGAATTTGTGCAGTATTGGAGATATAAATATACCAGAAAATGATGATAGTTACGAAGAAGTTGTTTTTACAGATATTTCAAAACGATATTATAAAAAATGCATTGTAAAAGATGATTTGTTAGTTGGTGCAGTTTTAATGGGTGATAAAAATGAATTTGCCGAATTTAAAACGATGATTGAAAGTAAAATTGAAATGTCTGATAAGCGAAATACCTTATTAAGAGGTTCTTCAAACGACGTTCCTGTTTTAGGAAAATTGGTTTGTTCTTGTAGTCAAGTAGGTGCTGGAAATATAGAAGAAGCTATTGAAAAAGGATGTTCAAATTTCACAGAATTATGTAATAAAACAGGAGCTGGATTGGGCTGCGGAAGTTGTAAAACTGAGGTTAGAGAAATATTAAATAATACAAAAGTATTAGCGTGA
- a CDS encoding rubredoxin domain-containing protein, with protein sequence MEEPYRLRINGGVLSPGELKYICEAAEGLGLDAISFGSRQDIIFPEKIDESKFHLFDKIKFIKPKRDEIENIVSSYVSADILPSTSWLTSDRYLYVIEQFKHQLKLRINITDPKQRLVPLFTGNVNFIASDHEDYWYLYVRLPGWKQTQMYPALIYSWDMDKIELAIENILQEEPETIETVFDLVSDAVDTNNRTVEKPLDVPFYPFPYYEGMNRFGDKYWLGLYWRNNRYDLSFLKAMCDLCAENKIGKISITPWKSFIVKGIPVESKLLWEKFLGRYGINVRHSMLELNWHLPVNDKEALRLKKYLVTNFDQNDISTYGLTFGIANYNTSSYHFTSIVVEKNKAPDALEGIVIRDTYNLLYAKNFDPNTREYIMHVQDVDQVELPNLLMELSQLYFEQLGTEREEDKPDKAKKEAIEEEVFQCKECLTIYNEKYGDITQNISPNTPFENLSEDYECPLCEAPKGSFQKKILIKTH encoded by the coding sequence ATGGAAGAACCGTACAGATTAAGAATAAATGGAGGTGTTTTATCACCAGGTGAGCTAAAATACATTTGTGAAGCAGCAGAAGGTTTAGGTTTAGATGCTATTTCATTTGGTTCTAGACAAGATATTATTTTTCCTGAAAAAATAGACGAGAGTAAGTTTCATCTGTTTGATAAGATTAAGTTTATTAAACCTAAAAGAGATGAGATAGAAAATATTGTGTCATCATACGTTTCTGCTGATATTTTACCAAGTACCTCATGGCTTACAAGTGATAGGTATTTGTATGTTATAGAGCAGTTTAAACATCAGCTTAAATTAAGAATTAATATAACTGATCCAAAACAACGATTGGTGCCTTTATTTACTGGAAATGTTAATTTCATAGCTTCCGATCATGAGGATTATTGGTATTTATATGTTAGACTTCCCGGTTGGAAACAAACACAAATGTATCCTGCGCTAATATATAGTTGGGATATGGATAAAATTGAATTAGCAATAGAAAACATTTTACAAGAAGAACCAGAAACTATTGAAACTGTTTTTGATTTAGTAAGTGATGCTGTTGATACTAATAACAGAACTGTTGAAAAACCTCTGGATGTGCCATTTTACCCATTTCCGTATTACGAAGGGATGAACCGATTTGGAGATAAATATTGGTTAGGTTTATATTGGAGAAATAATAGATACGACTTGTCTTTCCTTAAGGCTATGTGCGATTTATGTGCAGAAAATAAAATAGGAAAAATTTCTATTACACCCTGGAAATCTTTTATTGTTAAAGGTATTCCTGTGGAATCTAAACTCTTATGGGAAAAGTTTTTAGGACGATATGGTATAAATGTGCGTCACTCTATGCTGGAATTAAATTGGCATTTACCAGTAAATGATAAAGAAGCGTTACGTTTAAAAAAATATCTGGTTACAAATTTTGATCAAAACGATATAAGTACTTATGGTTTAACTTTTGGTATTGCAAATTACAATACCAGTTCATATCATTTTACATCAATAGTTGTAGAAAAAAATAAAGCTCCAGATGCTCTAGAAGGTATTGTAATTAGAGACACTTACAATTTACTTTATGCGAAAAATTTTGATCCTAATACACGAGAGTATATCATGCATGTTCAAGATGTAGATCAGGTTGAACTACCAAATTTATTAATGGAATTAAGTCAGCTTTATTTTGAGCAATTAGGAACAGAAAGAGAAGAAGATAAACCAGATAAAGCAAAAAAAGAAGCTATAGAAGAAGAGGTTTTTCAGTGTAAAGAATGCTTAACCATTTATAATGAAAAATATGGTGATATTACTCAAAATATATCACCAAATACACCTTTTGAAAATCTTTCAGAAGATTATGAGTGTCCACTTTGTGAGGCTCCTAAAGGTAGTTTTCAAAAGAAAATTTTAATAAAAACACATTAA
- a CDS encoding Crp/Fnr family transcriptional regulator, translating into MQKISQNIITKDIRKEIPDSLSCNHCINTNCLIKKNIHTFSSSKLIDKKTNIKCKKGQQFIIEGAPVNGLFFILKGIVKVFRTGINGREQIVRFAKEGEIIGHRGFGTEEFYSIGAIALKDVTLCYFSKDVLQDVMLENPLLTYDMMLFYANELNRSESKVKSISQMTVRERVIDSLLYIHRKFGDLKGYLNLPLSRKEYADYAGTTEEQVIRVFSLLKKEGLISAKGKKIGILNIQKLKSEISEHNYFLDS; encoded by the coding sequence GTGCAAAAAATTAGTCAAAATATAATCACTAAAGATATAAGAAAGGAGATTCCAGATTCCCTTTCTTGTAACCACTGTATCAATACAAACTGCTTAATAAAAAAGAATATACACACGTTTTCTAGTTCAAAATTAATAGATAAAAAAACTAACATTAAGTGTAAAAAAGGACAGCAATTCATTATAGAAGGAGCACCTGTAAACGGGTTGTTCTTTATTTTAAAAGGTATTGTTAAAGTTTTTAGAACAGGTATTAATGGTAGAGAACAAATAGTACGTTTTGCTAAAGAAGGTGAAATTATAGGGCATCGTGGTTTTGGTACAGAAGAGTTTTATTCTATTGGAGCCATAGCACTAAAGGATGTTACGTTGTGTTATTTTTCAAAAGATGTTTTACAAGATGTCATGTTAGAAAACCCTTTACTTACTTACGATATGATGCTTTTTTATGCAAATGAGCTAAATAGAAGTGAGTCTAAGGTAAAATCTATTTCTCAAATGACCGTTAGAGAGCGTGTTATAGATTCTCTTCTATATATACACAGAAAATTTGGTGACTTAAAAGGTTATTTAAATTTACCATTAAGTAGAAAAGAATATGCAGATTACGCAGGAACCACCGAAGAACAGGTGATACGTGTCTTTTCATTATTAAAAAAGGAAGGTCTCATTTCCGCAAAAGGTAAAAAAATAGGTATTCTTAATATACAAAAGCTTAAAAGTGAAATTAGTGAGCATAACTATTTTTTAGACAGTTAA